Sequence from the Priestia megaterium genome:
GGCTAATAACGCCTGAGCGTAACCATCCGATGTGTAAGCAGCTAAATCTTCATGCTCCGTCACAACAACTTTATTCGCTCCGTACGCAATAAGCTCTTCACTTAAAGCTTTTACGTTCTTTCCTACTAACGCTGCAACAATTTCTCCACCGTCAGCTACAGTAGACGCTGCGGAAATCGCTTCAAACGATACGTTTCGTAATCCCCCATCACGTGCTTCTCCTAGAACTAACACTTTGCGTCCCATTGCAATACCCCCATTGTTTTGACTTTTGACTTATTAAATGACTTTTGCTTCCTTATGCAGTAAATTGACCAGTTCTGTCACTTGATCTTTTATATCTCCTTGTAATACGCGTCCTGCGTCTTTTTTCGGAGGCAAATAAATTTCAATAGTCTTTGTTTTTGCTTCTACATCATCTTCATCTAAATCTAAATCATCCAATTCCACTTCAACCAACGGTTTCTTCTTCGCTTTCATAATCCCTGGAAGAGATGGATAGCGAGGTTCGTTAAGTCCCTGCTGAGCTGTTACTAAAAGAGGAAGCGACGTTTCAATAACCTCGGAATCACCTTCCACATCGCGTACAACAGTCACTTTTTCACCTTCGATATCCAATTTTGTAATGGTCGTAATATAAGGGATTTCTAACTGTTCTGCTACGCGCGGTCCCACTTGGCCCGAACCTCCGTCAATCGCTACGTTTCCTGCCAAAATTAAGTCAGGAGATTGTTCTTTTAAGTACTGTGCCAGCAGCCTAGAAGTCGTATACTGATCGCCATCTTCTATGTCATCTTCCGTATTGATTAAAACCGCTTTATCTGCTCCCATAGCCAAAGCTGTTCGGAGTTCTTTTTCTGATTCTTCCCCTCCTACACTCACGACCGTAATCTCCCCGCCATGCTTTTCCTTTAGCTGAATAGCTTCTTCAACTGCATACTCATCGTAAGGATTAATAATAAATTCAGCACCATCTTCAACAATTTGACCATTTTTT
This genomic interval carries:
- a CDS encoding electron transfer flavoprotein subunit beta/FixA family protein, encoding MNIYVLVKRTFDTEEKLSLKNGQIVEDGAEFIINPYDEYAVEEAIQLKEKHGGEITVVSVGGEESEKELRTALAMGADKAVLINTEDDIEDGDQYTTSRLLAQYLKEQSPDLILAGNVAIDGGSGQVGPRVAEQLEIPYITTITKLDIEGEKVTVVRDVEGDSEVIETSLPLLVTAQQGLNEPRYPSLPGIMKAKKKPLVEVELDDLDLDEDDVEAKTKTIEIYLPPKKDAGRVLQGDIKDQVTELVNLLHKEAKVI